In Daphnia pulex isolate KAP4 chromosome 7, ASM2113471v1, one genomic interval encodes:
- the LOC124198866 gene encoding katanin p60 ATPase-containing subunit A-like 1 yields MQNIMSTSVAEICENTKLAREAALLGNYETAGVYYQGVVQQIHRLLPTINDPTNKGRWQSAQQQLAYEFEQLRSIQGTLNSFKSDNHTDRPIGPARNIPYEESNHDPDVWGSPQPRDPDVWPSPTPVEHRPPPPVRPRPPNKKSDPSAPKPPPSRGGKPPSGATAAGGKKPLESRFSRARDKDDKASGSSKSAPAKGKETKSEENKDEKLVEEENQERRFDGSGYDKDLVDMLERDIVQKDPNVHWADIADLAEAKRLLEEAVVLPMWMPEFFKGIRRPWKGVLMVGPPGTGKTMLAKAVATECGTTFFNVSSSTLTSKYRGESEKLVRLLFEMARFYAPSTIFVDEIDSMCSRRGSESEHEASRRVKSELLVQMDGISSQSEDPSKVVMVLAATNFPWDIDEALRRRLEKRIYIPLPTREGRLALLHINLREVKVAEDGVDLDAISELLDGYSGADITNVCRDASMMSMRRRIAGLRPDQIRQLAKEELDLPVTMEDFMAAVEKCNKSVSADDLEKYDRWMREFGSS; encoded by the exons ATGCAAAATATCATGTCTACTTCAGTAGCAGAGATCTGTGAAAACACCAAACTTGCACGTGAAGCAGCACTTCTAGGTAACTACGAAACTGCAGGTGTTTACTACCAGGGAGTTGTGCAGCAAATTCACCGCCTTTTGCCTACCATCAATGATCCTACTAACAAGGGAAGATGGCAGAGT gcccaacaacaacttgcTTATGAATTTGAACAACTCAGGAGTATCCAAGGCACTCTAAACTCATTCAAATCTGACAATCACACTGATCGTCCAATTGGACCTGCAAGAAACATTCCATATGAAGAGTCAAATCATGATCCAGATGTGTGGGGATCTCCTCAGCCAAGAGACCCTGATGTTTGGCCTTCTCCTACTCCGGTGGAGCATAG gccaccaccaccggttCGGCCTCGGCCGCCCAACAAAAAATCCGACCCATCTGCTCCCAAACCACCTCCAAGTCGTGGGGGAAAGCCACCATCCGGAGCCACTGCGGCGGGAGGCAAGAAGCCTCTTGAATCTCGTTTCTCCAGAGCCAGAGACAAAGATGACAAAGCAAGTGGCTCCAGCAAATCTGCACCAGCCAAAGGAAAGGAGACCAAATCAGAGGAAAATAAAGACGAGAAACTtgtagaagaagagaatcaaGAACGGAGATTCGATGGATCTGGCTATGACAAAGACTTGGTTGACATGCTGG AGAGAGACATTGTACAAAAGGACCCGAATGTCCACTGGGCCGATATCGCTGACTTAGCTGAGGCTAAGCGTCTTCTTGAAGAAGCAGTCGTTTTGCCAATGTGGATGCCCGAATTTTTCAAG GGTATACGACGGCCCTGGAAAGGTGTTTTAATGGTCGGCCCTCCAGGTACTGGAAAAACAATGTTAGCGAAAGCTGTCGCCACCGAGTGTGGAACCACTTTCTTCAATGTATCTTCGTCCACTTTGACTTCAAAGTATCGTGGAGAATCGGAGAAACTTGTACGTCTGCTCTTTGAAATGGCACGATTCTATGCTCCCAGCACGATTTTTGTCGACGAGATTGATTCAATGTGCTCGAGACGTGGCTCAGAATCAGAACACGAAGCATCACGTCGTGTCAAGTCGGAACTTTTAGTCCAGATGGATGGCATTAGTTCACAAAGCGAGGACCCAAGTAAAGTGGTGATGGTTTTGGCTGCCACCAACTTTCCATGGGATATTGACGAAGCTCTGCGAAGGCGACTTGAAAAACGAATTTACATACCACTCCCTACAC GGGAAGGAAGGTTGGCACTGCTGCATATCAATCTTCGCGAAGTCAAAGTTGCAGAGGACGGTGTAGATCTGGATGCTATATCTGAATTGCTGGATGGGTACTCCGGTGCTGACATCACCAACGTTTGCAG AGATGCTTCGATGATGTCcatgagaagaagaattgcTGGTCTTCGACCAGATCAGATTCGTCAACTCGCCAAAGAAGAACTCGACCTTCCCGTAACCATGGAAGACTTTATGGCGGCAGTCGAGAAGTGCAACAAAAGTGTTTCTGCTGACGATTTAGAGAAATACGATAGATGGATGCGTGAATTTGGGTCGTCTTAA
- the LOC124198875 gene encoding E3 ubiquitin-protein ligase MARCHF3-like isoform X1 produces the protein MDAWPYFPGLKICSCYTLNMNNSRQFGGSPYSNNNSEIMCRICHEGESKEELFSFCKCSGTVAMAHRSCLEKWLSTANSSACEICKFNFQTSRRPRPILDWFRNTESSQDTNNLIGDLVCFIVLSPLTIVSCYLCVVGASHYMVKRGVSWEASGLIVLSVILATVYCVWLGATIRHHVRTMKKWQESHQSVELISVRTTMINLEENNNDCPPINLQQSM, from the exons atggatgcctggccgtatttcccaggcttaaag ATTTGTAGCTGCTATACATTAAACATGAACAATTCACGCCAGTTTGGGGGTAGTCCGTATAGCAACAATAACTCGGAAATTATGTGCCGGATTTGTCATGAG GGAGAGAGCAAAGAagaactcttttctttctgcaaATGCTCTGGAACTGTTGCTATGGCTCACAGGTCTTGTCTAGAGAAATGGCTGTCAACTGCCAACTCGTCAGCTTGTGAAATatgtaaattcaattttcaaaccTCACGAAGGCCAAGACCCATCCTTGAT tGGTTTCGTAACACAGAGTCATCTCAAGAcacaaataatttgattgGAGACTTGGTGTGCTTCATTGTTCTCAGTCCTCTTACAATTGTCTCCTGTTACCTCTGTGTGGTTGGGGCTTCCCATTATATGGTGAAGAGAGGTGTCAGTTGGGAAGCATCAGGCTTGATTGTTCTTTCAGTGATCCTAGCAACTGTCTACTGTGTCTGGCTTGGAGCCACcatcag ACATCACGTTCGCACAATGAAAAAATGGCAAGAGAGTCACCAGTCTGTTGAATTGATTTCAGTCAGGACCACAATGATTAATttggaagaaaacaacaatgaCTGCCCTCCAATCAACCTTCAGCAGTCAATGTAG
- the LOC124198875 gene encoding E3 ubiquitin-protein ligase MARCHF3-like isoform X2 — protein sequence MNNSRQFGGSPYSNNNSEIMCRICHEGESKEELFSFCKCSGTVAMAHRSCLEKWLSTANSSACEICKFNFQTSRRPRPILDWFRNTESSQDTNNLIGDLVCFIVLSPLTIVSCYLCVVGASHYMVKRGVSWEASGLIVLSVILATVYCVWLGATIRHHVRTMKKWQESHQSVELISVRTTMINLEENNNDCPPINLQQSM from the exons ATGAACAATTCACGCCAGTTTGGGGGTAGTCCGTATAGCAACAATAACTCGGAAATTATGTGCCGGATTTGTCATGAG GGAGAGAGCAAAGAagaactcttttctttctgcaaATGCTCTGGAACTGTTGCTATGGCTCACAGGTCTTGTCTAGAGAAATGGCTGTCAACTGCCAACTCGTCAGCTTGTGAAATatgtaaattcaattttcaaaccTCACGAAGGCCAAGACCCATCCTTGAT tGGTTTCGTAACACAGAGTCATCTCAAGAcacaaataatttgattgGAGACTTGGTGTGCTTCATTGTTCTCAGTCCTCTTACAATTGTCTCCTGTTACCTCTGTGTGGTTGGGGCTTCCCATTATATGGTGAAGAGAGGTGTCAGTTGGGAAGCATCAGGCTTGATTGTTCTTTCAGTGATCCTAGCAACTGTCTACTGTGTCTGGCTTGGAGCCACcatcag ACATCACGTTCGCACAATGAAAAAATGGCAAGAGAGTCACCAGTCTGTTGAATTGATTTCAGTCAGGACCACAATGATTAATttggaagaaaacaacaatgaCTGCCCTCCAATCAACCTTCAGCAGTCAATGTAG
- the LOC124198863 gene encoding DNA cross-link repair 1A protein-like, producing the protein MLSSESDEELFDPRAGLRRPSILPGCDESIAPTCSSFLSHKSQKKTGKLSLSQKKRQAGTLFFKKGNNSGFAESSSLHQNGTSISPDFNRHDSSPDSSSKMKLKRSRADLDYSSPSSDDSSIPPSQNVKKIIRRSDCKKPCQDSSLAVRPIHKVVPATSSILQSPIKCRIGKHCQNPSPAHFTAYVHIESSPSIESVASTVISLGIPEENSVSETDKAEITPVAEPIDEAKQSYEGPSLHLSTFTVNSSTKEDFIQHWVDSCEIETANNNSSDSDTQPLPMSALDPLWTDDPKPTFSKEEPTKNHEEEKIESRNKPELQDNIILEPSTSTPRSIQSREMVTPRKEKQSTVNKPSSSSGKQSAITAFFTPCGSTPAKITTVVNIAQLQNNTAISELNVTLTNTNQFDVDKIDTDKVGATPVDEEEEEDAPSNLLSNAKEQWSYLMSRMNMRGTANNLQREMKKVESQKSAKGSFQRGFPKQQATEAGPSMESRNCPFYKRIPGTGFAIDAFSYGNVAGVSSYFLSHYHYDHYRGLGKWLDKPLYCSQVTANLINLKIKLKPGIVRVLPLNESRVIESIEVILIDANHCPGSVMFLFRFPTGKVVLHVGDFRAHPSMERLYELKQRPIDELYLDTTYCDEHYELPAQEEVLSYIRRLVRRYAFKYQKLLVICGTYTIGKEKVFMMAAEELNSKVWAPTEKRRILNCLDDSKISSRLATSPLEASVHVVNMGDVKPANLKNYLDSLSGSFTHILALNPTGWEYDGKMAAKGLDAISPKSYYNAIFIHGVPYSEHSGFSEMKRFVRFFRPRKIIPTVNVASAAQRQKMETIFTEWLGHSARY; encoded by the exons ATGCTCAGCAGTGAAAGTGATGAAGAGTTGTTTGACCCACGTGCAGGGTTAAGAAGACCATCTATTTTGCCAGGCTGTGATGAATCAATTGCCCCAACATGTTCGTCATTTCTATCCCACAagtcacaaaagaaaacagggaAACTTTCCTtgtcacaaaaaaagaggcagGCTGgtactttgttttttaaaaaaggcaataACTCTGGTTTCGCCGAGAGCTCATCACTCCATCAAAATGGAACATCAATAAGTCCAGATTTTAATAGACATGATAGCTCTCCAGATTCATCATCGAAAATGAAACTCAAGCGGTCAAGAGCAGATCTTGATTATTCTAGCCCATCATCTGATGACAGCAGCATACCACCCAgtcaaaatgtgaaaaaaattatcagaaGATCAGATTGTAAGAAACCTTGTCAAGATTCATCACTGGCTGTACGACCCATCCATAAAGTTGTCCCTGCAACTTCTTCAATCTTGCAGTCTCCCATCAAGTGTCGCATTGGAAAACATTGCCAAAACCCAAGTCCAGCTCACTTCACTGCTTATGTTCATATCGAAAGTAGTCCAAGCATCGAGAGTGTGGCTTCTACCGTGATATCCCTAGGAATCCCAGAAGAAAACTCTGTTAGCGAGACTGATAAAGCGGAAATCACGCCAGTTGCTGAACCAATCGACGAGGCTAAACAGAGCTACGAGGGTCCATCCTTGCATCTGAGTACTTTTACGGTGAACAGCTCGACCAAAGAGGACTTCATTCAACATTGGGTCGACTCTTGTGAAATAGAAACGGCCAATAATAACAGCAGTGATTCAGATACTCAACCTCTGCCGATGTCAGCGTTGGATCCTCTCTGGACTGATGATCCGAAaccaactttttcaaaagaagagcCCACCAAGaatcacgaagaagaaaaaattgaatcacGAAATAAACCTGAACTCCAGGATAATATAATATTAGAACCTAGCACATCAACTCCACGAAGCATTCAATCTCGTGAAATGGTCACTCCAAGAAAGGAAAAGCAATCAACTGTGAACAAGCCATCTTCCAGCAGTGGAAAGCAATCAGCCATCACTGCTTTTTTCACTCCGTGCGGCAGCACGCCGGCAAAGATTACTACAGTAGTGAATATCGCACAACTACAAAACAACACCGCCATCAGCGAGTTGAATGTCACATTAACTAATACCAACCAATTCGACGTGGATAAAATTGACACCGATAAAGTGGGAGCGACACCagttgatgaagaagaagaagaagatgcaccTTCCAATCTACTATCGAATGCCAAAGAACAGTGGTCTTACTTGATGTCTCGTATGAATATGAGAGGAACGGCGAATAACCTTCAgcgtgaaatgaaaaaagtggAAAGCCAAAAATCGGCCAAGGGATCGTTTCAACGAGGGTTTCCAAAACAGCAGGCTACCGAAGCCGGTCCGAGTATGGAGTCACGAAATTGCCCGTTTTACAAAAGGATACCTGGCACCGGTTTCGCCATTGATGCTTTCTCTTATGGCAACGTAGCGGGAGTGTCTTCTTACTTTCTTAGCCACTATCATTACGATCACTATCGCGGACTGGGGAAATGGCTGGACAAACCACTTTATTGCAGCCAAGTGACGGCCAACTTGATCAACTTGAAAATCAAACTCAAGCCTGGGATAGTGCGAGTGCTTCCGTTGAACGAGTCGAGAGTAATCGAGAGCATCGAAGTCATTCTTATCGATGCCAATCATTGCCCAG GTTCCGTCATGTTTCTGTTCCGGTTCCCGACGGGAAAAGTCGTTCTACACGTTGGAGATTTCCGCGCTCATCCCAGTATGGAACGTCTGTATGAACTCAAGCAGCGGCCCATCGACGAGCTTTATTTGGACACCACCTACTGCGACGAACATTACGAATTACCCGCCCAGGAGGAGGTGCTCTCCTACATCCGGCGACTAGTCCGTCGATACGCATTCAAATACCAAAAGCTGTTGGTCATCTGCGGGACTTATACGatcggaaaagaaaaggtcttCATGATGGCCGCCGAGGAATTGAACAGCAAAGTTTGGGCTCCAACTGAAAAGCGACGAATCTTAAACTGTCTGGACGATTCCAAGATTTCCAGTCGTTTAGCGACCAGTCCACTGGAAGCGAGCGTTCACGTTGTGAATATGGGCGATGTCAAACcggcaaatttgaaaaattatttggacAGCCTCAGCGGATCGTTTACGCACATCCTGGCGCTCAATCCGACCGGATGGGAGTACGACGGGAAGATGGCTGCCAAAGGTCTAGACGCCATTTCACCGAAATCTTACTACAATGCCATTTTCATTCACGGCGTACCTTACAGCGAACACTCGGGCTTCAGCGAGATGAAGAGGTTTGTTCGCTTCTTCCGTCCACGAAAAATTATTCCAACCGTTAACGTGGCTTCCGCTGCTCAAcgccaaaaaatggaaaccatCTTCACCGAATGGCTTGGACATTCTGCACGATATTAA
- the LOC124198872 gene encoding uncharacterized protein LOC124198872 isoform X1, whose amino-acid sequence MRRVPILQSKNRSGWLLITLIIAIIIDPSGAVSVKKMLNGDYNRPLLYGLLLRYPVIKTEAGLIAMGSHPVSTVSLGPNFRARPSLCRGKRLDTLGSFSPDNYITADQCMKSGGDCCNFSPEWGFANNDPSYMGPLDRCHGCYDTRITVQCTGNVLRSRERHDEEESNVVDLNDVTASKCIQSGGRCCDQRMIPELFGNGPGVFDPHQFPREEHCSNCFSGSMYRLECTGKLLQSDSYTGDICSQFDGKCCQDIYGAFDPVRYPNRDCSVCFSGSIQEE is encoded by the exons ATGCGTCGCGTGCCAATACTTCAATCAAag aatCGATCGGGATGGCTGCTAATCACGCTGATCATCGCTATCATCATCGATCCGAGTGGCGCGGTTTCGGTCAAGAAAATGCTGAACGGAG ATTATAACCGACCGCTGCTTTACGGCCTGTTGTTAAGATATCCTGTTATCAAAACAGAAGCGGGATTAATTGCCATGGGCAGCCACCCAGTGTCGACAGTAAGTTTGGGTCCCAACTTCCGCGCTAGGCCAAGTCTGTGTCGTGGCAAGCGGCTCGATACCCTGGGATCATTCAGTCCCGATAATTACATAACGGCCGATCAGTGCATGAAGAGTGGAGGGGATTGCTGCAACTTCAGCCCAGAATGGGGCTTCG CCAACAACGATCCGAGTTACATGGGACCGTTGGACAGATGCCACGGTTGCTACGATACCCGAATCACAGTTCAATGCACGGGTAATGTTTTGCGAAGTCGTGAGCGacatgacgaagaagaaagtaaCGTTGTCGACTTGAACGACGTAACGGCTTCAAAATGCATCCAGTCAGGTGGGCGATGCTGCGACCAGCGCATGATTCCCGAATTgt ttggcaaTGGCCCAGGGGTCTTTGATCCGCATCAATTCCCGCGGGAGGAGCACTGCTCCAACTGTTTCTCCGGTTCAATGTACAGATTGGAATGCACAGGAAAGCTATTACAGTCGGATTCGTACACGGGCGACATTTGCAGTCAATTCGACGGGAAATGTTGCCAAG ACATTTACGGAGCATTCGATCCGGTCCGGTATCCCAACAGAGATTGCTCCGTCTGTTTCTCTGGCTCAATCCAGGAAGAGTAA
- the LOC124198872 gene encoding uncharacterized protein LOC124198872 isoform X2, translating to MRRVPILQSKNRSGWLLITLIIAIIIDPSGAVSVKKMLNGEAGLIAMGSHPVSTVSLGPNFRARPSLCRGKRLDTLGSFSPDNYITADQCMKSGGDCCNFSPEWGFANNDPSYMGPLDRCHGCYDTRITVQCTGNVLRSRERHDEEESNVVDLNDVTASKCIQSGGRCCDQRMIPELFGNGPGVFDPHQFPREEHCSNCFSGSMYRLECTGKLLQSDSYTGDICSQFDGKCCQDIYGAFDPVRYPNRDCSVCFSGSIQEE from the exons ATGCGTCGCGTGCCAATACTTCAATCAAag aatCGATCGGGATGGCTGCTAATCACGCTGATCATCGCTATCATCATCGATCCGAGTGGCGCGGTTTCGGTCAAGAAAATGCTGAACGGAG AAGCGGGATTAATTGCCATGGGCAGCCACCCAGTGTCGACAGTAAGTTTGGGTCCCAACTTCCGCGCTAGGCCAAGTCTGTGTCGTGGCAAGCGGCTCGATACCCTGGGATCATTCAGTCCCGATAATTACATAACGGCCGATCAGTGCATGAAGAGTGGAGGGGATTGCTGCAACTTCAGCCCAGAATGGGGCTTCG CCAACAACGATCCGAGTTACATGGGACCGTTGGACAGATGCCACGGTTGCTACGATACCCGAATCACAGTTCAATGCACGGGTAATGTTTTGCGAAGTCGTGAGCGacatgacgaagaagaaagtaaCGTTGTCGACTTGAACGACGTAACGGCTTCAAAATGCATCCAGTCAGGTGGGCGATGCTGCGACCAGCGCATGATTCCCGAATTgt ttggcaaTGGCCCAGGGGTCTTTGATCCGCATCAATTCCCGCGGGAGGAGCACTGCTCCAACTGTTTCTCCGGTTCAATGTACAGATTGGAATGCACAGGAAAGCTATTACAGTCGGATTCGTACACGGGCGACATTTGCAGTCAATTCGACGGGAAATGTTGCCAAG ACATTTACGGAGCATTCGATCCGGTCCGGTATCCCAACAGAGATTGCTCCGTCTGTTTCTCTGGCTCAATCCAGGAAGAGTAA
- the LOC124198869 gene encoding uncharacterized protein LOC124198869, giving the protein MALKLSRSAFKRLCLLPLVLAFLIVFLYKSISNIYQGVEYTGNITTVQTAFDLFKREPLEVCHNIDLLNVGDPQGIELNSYPQLICTDPGFQIEENNCLFYVIKTLKSDWSLEETAEKMGCQVYSLLLARPDSPEEEFTPARNQSRHIHIFRLGENENVGKFVQHQHKNMSQHNATAIDYMMIRLGSGQSEWQILADLTERNQLDRIKHLSVGVNLCPDRSSFTESHFQYVMDVDRQLSDRWDLKLFDLSNDEDTFVYNPVVKAKTYCASQFTWINQRFRRIDDPQYQLPGNDSQHTEPVTSPNLLLSTNQ; this is encoded by the exons ATGGCTCTCAAATTATCGAGATCGGCCTTTAAACGCCTGTGCCTGTTGCCACTGGTGCTGGCCTTCTTAATTGTCTTCCTGTACAAGTCCATCTCCAACATTTACCAAGGTGTCGAGTACACGGGTAATATCACGACTGTTCAAACGGCCTTTGATTTGTTCAAACGAGAGCCGTTGGAAGTTTGCCACAACATCGATCTTCTCAACGTTGGCGACCCGCAAGGAATTGAACTCAACTCATATCCTCAGCTCATTTGCACCGATCCAGGATTCCA AATCGAGGAAAACAACTGTTTGTTCTACGTCATCAAAACGCTAAAGAGCGACTGGTCGCTGGAGGAAACTGCGGAGAAAATGGGATGTCAAGTTTACTCTTTGTTATTAGCTCGTCCCGATTCGCCGGAAGAAGAGTTCACTCCAGCACGAAACCAAAGTCGTCACATCCACATCTTCCGTCTCGGCGAAAACGAAAATGTGGGGAAATTCGTCCAGCACCAGCACAAGAATATGAGCCAGCACAATGCGACAGCCATTGATTACATGATGATACGGTTGGGCAGTGGGCAGAGCGAGTGGCAAATTCTGGCGGATCTGACGGAGCGGAATCAGCTGGATCGCATTAAACATCTGTCCGTGGGCGTCAACCTGTGCCCTGATCGATCGAGTTTCACAGAGTCGCACTTCCAGTACGTGATGGACGTCGACCGGCAACTCAGCGACAGGTGGGACCTGAAATTATTCGACTTATCCAACGACGAGGACACTTTTGTGTACAATCCCGTCGTCAAGGCGAAAACCTACTGCGCCTCCCAGTTCACCTGGATCAATCAGCGATTCCGCCGCATCGACGACCCTCAATACCAGCTGCCGGGCAACGATTCCCAGCACACAGAGCCAGTCACTAGTCCAAATCTACTTTTATCGACCAATCAATAA
- the LOC124198868 gene encoding vegetative cell wall protein gp1-like: protein MAFVASTNGHRKKNDDIGKCRVPDEKKKDSWNWVDCIYNGGNPIIVSTTKRPTTTQKPLKVDGYFKNRGPGKCLIKSDTQKTRKGNQPAWVWVDCDYTGGIPKRITTKPPVQTTMKPAVQPVPAATPRPQMPPQTPVKPPLPPPVPTQRPVLPPYPSPIPVRPPQSPPVPVRPPVLAPYPSPTPPRPPQPPPVRPPASVPVYPQPLPAPPSVPVYPRPFPAPPSIPVRPPIPPPTPARPPVPPPAPVRPPVPAPAPVRPPVPAPAPVRPPVPVPAPVRPPVPAPAPVRPPVPAPAPVRPPVPPPAPVRPPVPAPAPVRPPVPPPAPVRPPVPPPAPVRPPVPAPTTVRPPPPPTTVKPPMPITTRPTTTTSAPTKYWKQTWTTTAPNLICNKRWCWDGKRWFDKGIGSTEKTVNIFKKPTLP from the coding sequence ATGGCGTTTGTGGCATCTACCAATGGCCATCGGAAAAAGAATGACGATATTGGTAAATGCCGGGTGccggatgaaaagaaaaaagacagctGGAATTGGGTGGATTGCATCTACAATGGTGGCAACCCGATCATAGTTAGTACTACTAAAAGGCCTACCACCACTCAAAAACCGTTGAAAGTAGACGGATACTTTAAGAACAGAGGACCGGGAAAATGTCTGATCAAAAGTGATACGCAAAAGACGAGAAAAGGCAATCAGCCGGCTTGGGTTTGGGTTGATTGTGACTACACCGGTGGTATCCCAAAACGGATCACTACTAAACCCCCTGTTCAAACAACGATGAAACCTGCTGTCCAGCCAGTGCCTGCTGCTACACCTCGGCCTCAGATGCCACCACAAACCCCTGTAAAACCTCCCCTACCACCTCCGGTTCCCACTCAGCGTCCTGTTTTGCCTCCGTACCCTTCGCCAATTCCCGTCCGGCCTCCGCAATCCCCTCCGGTTCCTGTCCGGCCTCCTGTTTTGGCCCCTTATCCATCGCCAACTCCACCCAGGCCACCACAACCACCTCCTGTAAGACCTCCCGCTTCCGTTCCTGTCTATCCGCAACCACTTCCAGCTCCTCCTTCAGTTCCTGTCTATCCACGACCGTTTCCAGCACCTCCATCAATTCCTGTCCGGCCTCCAATTCCACCACCTACTCCAGCTCGGCCTCCAGTTCCACCTCCCGCTCCTGTCAGGCCTCCAGTTCCAGCCCCTGCTCCTGTCCGGCCTCCAGTTCCAGCCCCTGCTCCTGTCCGGCCTCCAGTTCCAGTCCCTGCTCCTGTCCGGCCTCCAGTTCCAGCCCCTGCTCCTGTCCGGCCTCCAGTTCCAGCCCCTGCTCCTGTCAGGCCTCCAGTTCCACCCCCTGCTCCTGTCAGGCCTCCAGTTCCAGCCCCTGCTCCTGTCAGGCCTCCAGTTCCACCCCCTGCTCCTGTCAGGCCTCCAGTTCCACCCCCTGCTCCTGTCCGGCCTCCAGTTCCAGCCCCAACTACTGTCAggcctccaccaccaccgacaACTGTCAAACCACCCATGCCCATTACTACTCgacccacaacaacaacttcagcTCCTACCAAGTACTGGAAACAAACTTGGACCACTACGGCTCCCAATTTGATCTGCAACAAGCGGTGGTGTTGGGACGGTAAAAGATGGTTCGACAAAGGAATTGGTTCAACTGAGAAGAccgtcaacattttcaaaaaacctaCACTACCGTGA
- the LOC124197587 gene encoding lysoplasmalogenase-like protein TMEM86A, whose translation MTSPKQVLKSIGPKLVPFFKTLAIYFVVFIPEDNPSLLAMFIKCLPVASLLLFVLMHGMSLGNEYAFSRRILIGLMFSCLGDGLLVWRELFLYGMVSFGIGHMFFISAFGFQPLNLSLGIPMYIASMFGLSVWLPQQTLIYKMTVPIYTALLVTMAWRAAARVRFFEDLWTWTKLCSCVGGFFFVISDAIIGFHMFYSPIPYGQVLIMTTYYAAQLGIALSVVDSKASYIREEESRKKKKQQRHLLLNEQEGGSIMAGSAGTDIRHRRIGSIEN comes from the exons ATGACGTCACCAAAACAAGTG CTGAAGAGCATCGGGCCGAAATTGGTGCCGTTCTTCAAGACGTTGGCCATTTATTTCGTCGTGTTCATTCCGGAAGACAATCCGTCGCTGTTGGCCATGTTCATCAAATGCCTGCCGGTCGCCAGTCTCCTCCTCTTTGTGCTCATGCACGGAATGAGCCTCGGCAACGA GTACGCCTTTTCACGACGGATTTTGATTGGTCTGATGTTCTCGTGCCTGGGTGACGGACTGCTCGTTTGGCGTGAGCTCTTCCTCTACGGGATGGTCTCGTTCGGCATCGGTCACATGTTCTTCATCTCGGCTTTCGGATTCCAGCCGCTCAACTTGTCGCTAGGCATTCCCATGTACATCGCTTCGATGTTTG gTCTTTCCGTCTGGCTGCCGCAGCAAACTTTGATCTACAAGATGACCGTTCCAATTTACACGGCCCTTTTGGTCACGATGGCGTGGAGGGCCGCAGCCCGCGTCCGCTTTTTCGAG GATCTGTGGACCTGGACGAAACTTTGCTCTTGCGTCGGgggtttcttcttcgtcatctcgGATGCCATAATCGGATTTCACATGTTTTATTCGCCCATTCCTTACGGCCAG GTGCTGATCATGACGACGTACTATGCTGCGCAGCTGGGCATCGCTCTCAGCGTTGTCGACTCGAAAGCCAGTTACATCCGGGAGGAAGAgagccggaagaagaagaagcagcagagACATTTACTCTTGAACGAGCAGGAAGGAGGATCGATAATGGCGGGTTCGGCGGGCACCGACATTCGCCATCGGCGGATTGGCTCcattgaaaactaa